The window GGCCCGGCGCGAGCCCAGACCATGCTCTATCCGGACCGCCTGCCGGACGGCTACGCCTACGTCCGGTTCGTCAACACGGGGGCCGAGCCCGTGACGGTGCGCCCCGCGGGCTTCGGCGAGGCGATGACGCTCGGCACCGAGGGGGCGGCGCGCGTCTCCAGCTATCGCGTCGTCGAGGGCGTGGCGGGGCGCGATCTCGAAGCGCAGGTGAGCGCCGGCGGCCGCAGCGGGCGGGGCGCCTTCGCGGTCGAGCCGGGCTCCTTCGACACGGTGCTGGTCGGGCCGGACATGGCGCTCGCCGCGGTGAGGGACGAGGCCGAGGTCAGCCAGACCCGGGCGCGCCTCTCCTTCTACAACGCCGCGCCGGGCTGCGCCGCGGCGACCCTGCAGCTCGATCCGGGAGGCCGGGCGGTCTTCGCCGGTGTGGGGCCGTCCGCGATGCGCGGGCGCGCCGTCAACCCCGCCGCGAAGGTGCGGCTGCGCGCCGCCTGTTCCACGGGGCAGAGCGCCGCGTTGGACCTCGGCGAGATCGGGGCCGGCGGCCAGTACAGCGTGTGGCTGATGGCGCCGGCCGGGAAGGCGACCGCCTTCATGTCGGTCAACGCCATCGCGCCCTACCTGCGCTGAACGGAGGCCGCCCTGCGCCGCGCGCTCCTCCTCGGCCTCGTCCTGGCCTGCTGCTCTCCGGGCCGCAGCCTCGCCGCCCCGGCCTGCGCGGCCCTGCCGGCCCGCGCGCCGATGCCGGCCGAGGCCGTGCCCCGCCCGGTCCCGGTCGACGAGTGGCGCCGCCGCGACGAGGACCTCGACCGCCGTCTGCGGGGGCAGGACCTCGGCCGGGTCCGGCTCGCCTTCGTGGGCGACTCCATCGTCCAGGGCTGGGACCCGGTGACCTGGGACCTGTTCTGGGGCGGGCTGTCGCCCCTCAACCTCGGCCTCTGGGGCGACACGACGGGGGGCGCGCTGTGGCGTCTCGGCGGGGGCCAGTGGGGCCCGTCGCTTCGCCCGGAGGTCGTCGTGGTGCTGATCGGCACCAACAACGCGAACTGGAACAGCCGCGCCGAGGACACGGCGCTCGGCATCGCCGAGATCGTCCGCCTCGTGCGGGCGCGCTCGCCGTCGAGCAAGGTGCTGCTGCTCGGCCTCCTGCCGCGCGGCCGGGACGCCGCCGCGCCCGAGCGCGCCGTGAACGCGGCCGTCAGCGCCCTGGTGCGCCGCTGCGCTGACGGCAGGACCGTGTTCTTCCTCGACCCCGGCGCGGCCCTGGTGGGCGCCGACGGCCGCATCTCGGACCAGGTGCTGTTCGACGGGCTGCACCCCACCATGGTGGGCTACGCCATCCTGGGCGGGGCGATCCGCGCCGAGGTGCTTCGGCTGATGGGCGGGTGAGGCGCCCCGCTCACGCCCAGGGGCCGCCGCCGACCGGCTCCAGCCGCGCGATCAGCTCCGCGAGGGCGTAGCGGGCCAGCAGGTCCAAGTAGGTGCGGTCGTCCGCCGCGCGCTCCAGCGCCGACAGGCGCCCCTCGGACAGGGCGTCCGGCAGCGAGACCGGGCAGACGCGCCGGATCTCGCGGAGCATCAGGAAGGCGTCGTCGGCGCGGAACGGCCGGCCGTCGCGGAC is drawn from Lichenibacterium dinghuense and contains these coding sequences:
- a CDS encoding GDSL-type esterase/lipase family protein, producing MPRPVPVDEWRRRDEDLDRRLRGQDLGRVRLAFVGDSIVQGWDPVTWDLFWGGLSPLNLGLWGDTTGGALWRLGGGQWGPSLRPEVVVVLIGTNNANWNSRAEDTALGIAEIVRLVRARSPSSKVLLLGLLPRGRDAAAPERAVNAAVSALVRRCADGRTVFFLDPGAALVGADGRISDQVLFDGLHPTMVGYAILGGAIRAEVLRLMGG